One window from the genome of Candidatus Eisenbacteria bacterium encodes:
- the hcp gene encoding hydroxylamine reductase: protein MSMFCFQCQEAAKNEGCTVRGMCGKKESTANLQDLLVHILKGIAVFGERAARAGLPVRDEALFVMRGLFATVTNTNFDDDRFEEWIDRGLKTRDSLRRRIENAGAAVPQGDLPDAAVWTAPSPKDFPIKAKEVGVLSTPSEDVRSLRELLVYGLKGMAAYLDHAAVLGYRDDGTEAFLFRGLASTTRDLSADEMTALVLECGGFGVRAMELLDRANTESYGSPEKTHVNIGVRANPGILISGHDLKDMEELLEQTAGTGVDVYTHGEMLPANAYPAFKKHDHFAGNYGGSWWRQNEEFASFHGPILMTTNCIVPVKESYRARLFTTGMAGYPGCPHVPGRPEGGKKDFSALIEAAKKCDPPEEIETGEIVIGFARNQVLSLADQIVEAVRTGAVKRFVVMAGCDGRQRTREYYTEVARELPGDAIVLTAGCAKYRYNKLDLGEIGGIPRVLDAGQCNDSYSLVFTALQLKEAFGLDDINDLPISYDIAWYEQKAVIVLLALLSLGVKNIRLGPTLPAFLSPGVAKVLVENFGIRGIGDPGEDAAAMMAGE, encoded by the coding sequence ATGTCCATGTTCTGTTTTCAGTGTCAGGAAGCCGCGAAAAACGAGGGATGCACGGTACGGGGGATGTGCGGCAAAAAGGAATCCACCGCGAATCTTCAGGATCTTTTAGTTCACATTTTAAAAGGAATCGCCGTCTTCGGCGAAAGGGCGGCCCGGGCCGGTCTCCCGGTCCGCGACGAGGCTCTTTTCGTGATGCGCGGGCTCTTCGCGACGGTCACCAACACCAACTTCGACGACGACCGGTTCGAGGAGTGGATCGATCGCGGCCTGAAGACGCGCGACTCCCTCCGGCGGCGGATCGAAAACGCGGGTGCGGCGGTTCCCCAGGGGGACCTTCCGGACGCGGCGGTCTGGACCGCCCCATCTCCGAAAGACTTTCCGATCAAGGCGAAGGAAGTGGGCGTTCTCTCCACCCCCTCCGAGGATGTCCGTTCGCTCCGCGAGCTTCTCGTCTACGGCCTGAAGGGGATGGCCGCCTATCTGGATCACGCGGCGGTGCTCGGGTACCGGGATGACGGCACCGAGGCTTTTCTCTTTCGGGGATTGGCCTCGACGACCCGGGATCTCTCCGCCGACGAGATGACCGCGCTCGTCCTGGAGTGCGGCGGTTTCGGCGTGCGGGCGATGGAGCTTTTGGACCGGGCGAACACCGAGTCCTACGGCTCTCCGGAAAAGACGCACGTGAACATCGGTGTCCGCGCCAACCCGGGAATCCTGATTTCCGGTCACGACCTGAAGGACATGGAGGAGCTTCTGGAACAGACCGCCGGCACCGGCGTGGATGTCTACACCCACGGAGAGATGCTTCCGGCGAACGCCTACCCGGCGTTCAAGAAGCACGACCATTTCGCCGGAAATTACGGCGGGTCCTGGTGGCGACAGAACGAAGAGTTCGCCTCTTTTCACGGGCCCATCCTGATGACCACCAACTGCATCGTTCCGGTGAAGGAGTCCTACCGCGCGCGCCTCTTTACCACCGGCATGGCGGGGTATCCGGGATGCCCGCATGTTCCGGGCCGGCCCGAGGGAGGAAAGAAGGACTTCTCCGCGCTGATCGAGGCGGCGAAGAAATGCGACCCTCCCGAGGAGATCGAGACGGGGGAGATTGTGATCGGCTTCGCCCGGAATCAGGTTCTCTCTCTCGCCGATCAAATCGTGGAAGCCGTACGAACGGGCGCGGTGAAGCGATTCGTCGTGATGGCGGGCTGCGACGGACGGCAACGGACTCGGGAATACTACACCGAAGTGGCTCGCGAGCTGCCGGGAGACGCGATCGTGTTGACCGCCGGGTGCGCCAAGTACCGGTACAACAAGCTCGATCTCGGGGAGATCGGGGGGATTCCGCGGGTTCTCGACGCGGGGCAGTGTAACGATTCCTATTCCCTCGTCTTCACGGCGTTGCAGTTGAAAGAGGCGTTCGGATTGGACGACATCAACGATCTCCCCATTTCTTACGACATCGCCTGGTATGAACAAAAGGCGGTGATCGTTCTCCTCGCCCTTCTCTCTCTGGGAGTCAAGAACATCCGGCTCGGACCGACACTTCCGGCTTTTCTGTCCCCCGGTGTCGCGAAGGTTCTCGTGGAGAACTTCGGTATTCGAGGAATCGGCGATCCGGGCGAGGACGCGGCGGCGATGATGGCGGGGGAATAG